The window GGCTGTGATTGTCATCATACAGATGATATATTTGAATATCTGGGTTTCCCTGGTGCTCACCGGCACACTTCTAACCGCAGATGTTGATATGGTCTGGACCAAGTCAAGCATTGTGTTCTTAGTCAAGCCGACATCTTCCATGTTGCCAACAAGGAACTGCCGCATTGTTTTGACAGTATTGGTCGAGTGACCAGCATATTCGAATGGCTCTGATGCGTCAGTTCCGGCGCACTCCTCGAGCACGTTGATGCCGCCTGGATGGTCTTCAGCAAAATTCGTAAGGTCATAGACTATTCCACGGTTGCGTTGTGAGCCTGATGTTTAACCGGCGTATCTTAGCATGTGGCCGCCTACCTCTTCCATTTACTGCTACCCATAAGTCCTGGCGAGAGCTGTGCTTGCTAAGCTGAGCAGTTGTGATGCTTTTGATCATCTTCAATGTATGAATCTGACTCGTTCGAGTATGATGAGTTGATCGGACTGGCACGGGTACGACTTGCTAAGGGAAATGAATAGTCCTAGAAGCTGTTAAACAAATGATGTTAATGTCGATTTACATGCTCCTCGGGGGTTTCTTTGAGCAATCAGTGTCCCGTCCAGTAGTGATTGTCTAGGTCGTGGACAGGCTCACATTGAATGCGGAACGTCTAGCATAAGACCGGCCCGGTCCTTTCCTAGAAGCACCACCCTAACCCGAACTTACGAGAGAGGCGCGTTATATTTCCCAGTGCGCAGAGTGTAAGCAGAATAGTTTCTCACACCGTAATATCGACGGACGCATTGAAGAGCCGCGCGGGTATCTGTCTCCACTTGTTCATACCTAGGAGAAGAAAGTTGTTTAGGTGCGGTCCGAGCCAAATGTGGCTTTTATGTGTCTTACTAGGCGCCTGACTAACTTACACAGCCTGCTACAGTTGTAATTTGACAGCTCTTCGAATCCCTGTCAATCAGATTTGCTTTCGGCTGGGTTGCTTCGTTTGACGGCATTGCCCCATTTGCAATTACGATGGCCTTTACCGTCTAGATCAGCTTACATTGAAGGCTGTCTGAAATAGCGTCTGAAATAGCGTTCTTACAGTTGGCAGGATCGGGATACCTAGGTACGTAGTTGGGTTCCTCAATCTGAGACTATTCTAGATTCAGGAGTTTGTGCTGTAACTGGGTCTACTTTCACCATTTTCATCTTTATAAGAAGCATTCACAACACAGCTGTCTGTGTTTTTTGTCTCAAAATCATACGGATTGTTGATATATTACctataaaaaataaagcaaGATGCGCTCGACTCTCGCCTTGGCTACCCAGCTGCTCACTGCGATGACTGCCTCTGCGGCAGCCTCCAGCGGCCAGCGAGTGCTTTACATCCAAGACAACGACCCAACGGGCAATTCTATTGTATCTATCAAAGTCTCACAAAATGGAAGCTTGTCTGGCGGAGTAAAAACCAGTACGGGCGGGAATGGTTACCCTGTCTTGATTGTTCCCTCTCAAGATTCGGTGGTAGTTTCCGGCAATGTAAGAGATCCCATTACATCGCGGAGTAATGACGATACAGTTCTAACTAGTTGCGCTTCAGTATCTATTCACAGTGAACTCTGGAAGCAACACTTTGTCGTTGTTTAACATCAACCCTTGGGACCCTCTGCATCCCAAGCTTATTGGGAAGCCCGCTCCCACCCTTGGTCACGTTCCTGTCTCGGTTACCTACTCTGAGAAGCTGAAAACAGGTGAGTTGCTCACAGGACGTTTGGTGTGTGGTAGGCAGCTGACGCTTCCGCAGCTTGTGTAGTGAACGGGGGCCTCGATCTCGCAGGAGTAACATGCTTCTCTGTGGACCCCAAGAAGGGACTTCAACCCCTCGGCCCTATGCGAACTATTCTGCAGACCAAGGACTTTACTCCTCCACCTGCCGGGACTCCACCAACAATTCTCACTGGAGATATCAGATTTAATCCTTCGTCGACAGGAGTGTTCACAACCGCAGCAAACGAAACGGGCGGACCCGGAGTTCTGTACGCTTATCCTGTTGTTTCGGGCAGCGTCAGCACCACGCCTGTGGTCACCAAATTCGACAACGTCGTGAATCCGTTCAGTCTCAACTTTTTAAACTCGGACTCCCAACTTTTCATGACGAACCCTCATAACGAGTCGCCCGGTGCCGCGCTTTTGACTATTTCTCCTTCCTTGGCTGTAACTGAGACTAAAATCGTCACTATTCCGCACCAAAATGCCTCCTGCTGGGCGGCGTATGCTCCGATATATGACACCATATTCGTTATGGATGCCGCTGC of the Trichoderma breve strain T069 chromosome 4, whole genome shotgun sequence genome contains:
- a CDS encoding cytochrome b5-like heme/Steroid binding domain-containing protein, whose translation is MIKSITTAQLSKHSSRQDLWVAVNGRVYDLTNFAEDHPGGINVLEECAGTDASEPFEYAGHSTNTVKTMRQFLVGNMEDVGLTKNTMLDLVQTISTSAVRSVPVSTRETQIFKYIICMMTITASASILYWLSTNRKETVEAWTRINARTAIGMDQSALPLMVIVFMLIFGCSVALFFYAEFVKTLHQKDVFEYPPVIPRRSRKI